ACAAGCGCACCCAGGTTCGTGCCCGCGTTGACGACCTTCGCCATCGCCGAGCCGTGCACGAAATCCGCACCCACCAGCGCGGTGAACGCCAGCACCAGGAACGTGCCGGTGCCCGGACCGATCAACCCGTCGTACAGCGCGATGCCCACCCCGGCCACCGCGATCACCGCCGCCACCCGCACCGGCGTCCGCCGCCGCGGCACCGCCACCACCCCCAGCCGGGGCCGCAGCAGCACGAACACCGCCACCGCCACCAGCACCACCAGCACCACCGGCCGGTACGCCGACGCCGGCACCGCGCCGGCCAGCGCGGCACCCACCCCGGCGCTGAGCACCGCCACGCCCGCCGCCGGCCCCGCCACCCGCCAGTCGACCTTCGTGCGCCGGGCGTACGTCGCCGCCGCCGTGGCCGTGCCGAAGATCGCGGCCAGCTTGTTGGTGCCCAGCGCGGTGGCCACCGGCAGCCCGGGCGCGGCCACCAGCAACGCCGGCAACAGCAGCAGACCACCACCGCCGACCACGGCGTCGACCCAGCCCGCCAGGGCCGCGGCGGCCAGAAGGGTGCTCAGCGATACGGCGTCCACGGGCGGCAATTCTGCCCACCCCGCCCCGCCCCGCCCGTACCGAAGTGGCCAGCCTCACTCGCGCCCCCGCACGTCACCGACCCCGCGCCCGCCGCAACCACACCCCCAACGCGCCCACCGCGACGAACACCAGCACCGAACACAGCAGCAGTTTCACCACCCGGCAACCCTGCCACGGGGACGTAGGGTGCAGGGGTGCGCCTGGCCACCTTCAACGTGCTGCACGGACGATCCCTGACCGACGGGCTCGTCGACCCGGACCGACTCACCGCCGCCGTGCGCGCCCTCGACGCCGACGTGCTGGCCCTGCAGGAGGTCGACCGCGACCAGAGCCGCAGCGGCAACCTCGACCTCACCGCCATCGCCGCCCGCGCCCTGGACGCACCCCACCACCGCTTCGCCGCCGCCGTCGTCGGCACCCCCGGCGAACAGTTCCGCCCCCTGCGCCACGACGACGACGGCCACGGCGAACCCTGCTACGGCATCGGCCTGATCAGCCGCCACCCCGTACGCAGCTGGCAGGTCACCCGACTCAAGCCCGCACCCGTACGCTCCCCGGTGTACGTGCCCGGCCCCGGCGGCGGCCTCGTCCTGCTGCACGACGAACCCCGCGTCGTGCTCGCCGCCGTCCTGGACACCCCGCACGGGCCGCTCACCGTCGCCGCGACCCACCTGTCGTTCGTCCCCGGCTGGAACGCCCGCCAACTCCGCCAGACCATCCGCGCCCTGCGCGCGCTGCCCTCTCCCCGTGTCCTGCTCGGCGATCTCAACCTGCCCGCCGGCGCGGCCCGCCTCATCTCCGGCTGGCGCCCCCTGGGCCGCCGCCCCACCTACCCCGCCGGGCAGCCCCGCGTCCAACTCGACCACATCCTCGCCGACCGGCACGCCCTGGAGCAGCTCCCACCGGTACGCGCGGTCACCACCCCGCTGTCCGCCATCTCCGACCACCGGCCCCTGCTGGTCGACCTCGGCTGAGAGTCGACGCCACCGCCGCGAACGGGACGGCCGGCACCGCTCACGCCTTTCGTGTCGTCGCCCCGCCGCCGGTGACGTAACCGGCGATGACGCGCCCGAGGTGGTCGATCGCGGTGCGGGTGCCGACGGTGACCAGGGTGTCGCCGTACCGCAGGGTCCGCCGCATGTCGGGGTTGAGGATCCGGTGGCCGTCGCGCAGGATCGCGACGACGGCGGCGTCGGTGCCGAGGCTGTCCAGGGGCCGGCCGTCGTAGTCGCTGCCAGCGGGAATCGGCGAACCGGTACCCGAACGAGCCATCACCGGACGCGAGGAGGAGATCCTCAAACTCGTCGCCGAA
Above is a window of Micromonospora coriariae DNA encoding:
- a CDS encoding sulfite exporter TauE/SafE family protein, whose translation is MDAVSLSTLLAAAALAGWVDAVVGGGGLLLLPALLVAAPGLPVATALGTNKLAAIFGTATAAATYARRTKVDWRVAGPAAGVAVLSAGVGAALAGAVPASAYRPVVLVVLVAVAVFVLLRPRLGVVAVPRRRTPVRVAAVIAVAGVGIALYDGLIGPGTGTFLVLAFTALVGADFVHGSAMAKVVNAGTNLGALVVFGVTGHVWWLLGAGMAVCNIAGAVLGARMALRRGSGFVRVVLLVVVVALVAKLGYDQWLAR
- a CDS encoding endonuclease/exonuclease/phosphatase family protein, which gives rise to MRLATFNVLHGRSLTDGLVDPDRLTAAVRALDADVLALQEVDRDQSRSGNLDLTAIAARALDAPHHRFAAAVVGTPGEQFRPLRHDDDGHGEPCYGIGLISRHPVRSWQVTRLKPAPVRSPVYVPGPGGGLVLLHDEPRVVLAAVLDTPHGPLTVAATHLSFVPGWNARQLRQTIRALRALPSPRVLLGDLNLPAGAARLISGWRPLGRRPTYPAGQPRVQLDHILADRHALEQLPPVRAVTTPLSAISDHRPLLVDLG
- a CDS encoding cation:proton antiporter regulatory subunit, with the translated sequence MARSGTGSPIPAGSDYDGRPLDSLGTDAAVVAILRDGHRILNPDMRRTLRYGDTLVTVGTRTAIDHLGRVIAGYVTGGGATTRKA